TTCTGTACCATCTTTGCTATATTACCAGTTCGATCAAAAAGTCATGTAACAGTAGGTTGAGATTCGCATCAAACTATTCCTGCCAGCTTGAATAGCTTTGAATTGAACACGACCTGTTGTGTTGAATTTGTCAGGTTGCTGGGGTTCCAGGAGTGACAGAGGCTTTATTTTTGGTTAGGCAAGCTGCACTggcacaagaaaaaaatatgtccAGTCAGACTCCAATGCTCTATAGCTGTGGCATTTGTGGCAGAGGATATAGAAGTGATAAAGCACATGCTCAACATCTCCAGTCCAGAAGCCATATCCTGAGGGCTTCGCAAGGGGTGAACCTTGAAGATGGGGAGAAGACAATTATTAGACCGCTAGCACCACGTGTTCAGAGCAGGCCTGCTCCACAAAAGGAGTCGAGAATGGCAGAAAGCGAAGATAGTGAAGATGAGTGGGAAGAAGTGGATTCAGAGGATGACTTGGTTGGGGAAGCTGCAAACTCTTTGAGTGAAATGAATGTAGATGAGCTGTCCACCGACCATCATATGGAAGATGGTTCTGATGACGATGATTTCGGTGAAGTGGATCCATCATGCTGCTTTATCTGCGATCGCGAGCATGATAGCATAGAATTGTGTATGGTTCACATGCACAAGCAACACGGTTTCTTCATCCCTGATGTTGAGTATTTGAAGGATCCAGAAGGACTTCTTACATACCTTGGCCTTAAGGTACGATCTGCAAAAACTGTGAAAAGCATGCTGCTGCAAGTAGTtctgtttcttgatttttttattttttatttttttaaaaaattgggctcatttttttatcttatttcgTTCTTCACCCTTATACAGGTGAAAAGGGATTTAATGTGTCTGTACTGTAATGAGAGGTGTCATCCCTTCAGCAGCTTAGAGGCTGTTAGGAAACACATGACAGCAAAAAGTCATTGCAAAGTTCACTTTGGAGATGGCGATGATGATGAGGAAGCAGAGTTAGAAGAGTTCTACGATTATAGTAGCAGGTTATATTTCCACCATCAATCTATACTTCTAAGTCATATGTTGACAGTCGATCACCTTTTTGGATAGGTGCCTTGACTTGTTATAGTGAAAGGAAGGGCAGTCTGTAAATGATTATATTGTGATGGCTCTCATATCTCATCATTAACTTGTCTATTTCTGTTCTATTTCCTCTCTATTTGCAGCTATGTGGATGAGGATGGGAAACAACTGGTTGCCTCAGGTGATATGGGAAATTCTGTAGAACTTGGAAGTGGTGGCTCTGAGCTCGTCATTACCAGAAGATCGGATGGTGGAGTTTCAATGAAAACACTTGGCTCACGGGAATATTTGAGATACTACCGCCAGAAACCTCGTCCATCAACTGGAAATAATGCAGCAATTACTGCTGCACTGGCCTCAAGGTTTATCCCAATCCATCCTCGCATCCTGTCTCTACCACATGCACACACTCTCCATACttgtttttgaaattcttgatgTTGGCggagaatcaagaaaatttttaaatatagacTCATGATG
This genomic stretch from Eucalyptus grandis isolate ANBG69807.140 chromosome 3, ASM1654582v1, whole genome shotgun sequence harbors:
- the LOC104438377 gene encoding cytoplasmic 60S subunit biogenesis factor REI1 homolog 1 — encoded protein: MPGLTCNACNKEFEDDAEQKLHYKSEWHRYNLKRKVAGVPGVTEALFLVRQAALAQEKNMSSQTPMLYSCGICGRGYRSDKAHAQHLQSRSHILRASQGVNLEDGEKTIIRPLAPRVQSRPAPQKESRMAESEDSEDEWEEVDSEDDLVGEAANSLSEMNVDELSTDHHMEDGSDDDDFGEVDPSCCFICDREHDSIELCMVHMHKQHGFFIPDVEYLKDPEGLLTYLGLKVKRDLMCLYCNERCHPFSSLEAVRKHMTAKSHCKVHFGDGDDDEEAELEEFYDYSSSYVDEDGKQLVASGDMGNSVELGSGGSELVITRRSDGGVSMKTLGSREYLRYYRQKPRPSTGNNAAITAALASRYRSMGLTTTVRSREQMVRLKVIREMNRSGVEAMRTKIGMKSNVIRNLPKNVTH